In Paludibacter propionicigenes WB4, the genomic window TTCTTCACTATCCACAAATACCACTTTCCAGTTGATGGAAGAAATAGCTTTGCCATCTTCACCAATGATTTCAAATTCGGCTGCCGATGTACTGTTGTCGTTTGGATCTTGAGCATTCAATGCTTCGAAACAGAAATAGCGTCCAGCAGTCATCTCATTCAGATTGACAGTTTTCCATCCGCTTTCGGCAGGGAACGTACCAGTCACAACCGCATTCAGACCATTCAGATTAAGACTTTTGGCTCCTTTTTGTTGTTGATTATCATCTTTTCCTATTACATCCAAAATCGGGTAATTAAGTCCGGTAATGCTTGCCGATTTCGGTTTGTCAATATCCAACACAATAATTTCATTCCGTCCTTTTTTTAAATAACAACCCGGCAGGCAAAGTGTTTGTGTAGGTCCTACTTTCCAAAAACGACCTAAGTTATGTCCATTTACCCAAACCATTCCCTTGCCCCATGAGCTCATGTCCAGATAAGTATATCCTGTTTTGGTAAGGTTGAATGAAGCTCTGTACCATGCAGGACCGGTTGCAGGTTTTACAGTAAACCTTGCTTTTGTCTGAAACTGATAATCCACAGGTAGATTGAAAATAGTCCAGTTCTTTAATTCCTTTTCTGTGTTACCGTCGGAAAGTATAACTTTATCCGTAATCCCTTTACGATCGAGAATCGCCTCACCATAATTTACACGCCCCATTCCTTCTACCAGAATATCCAACTGTGCAGCGGATTTTAGAGCAGGAATTTCAATTGTGTTTTCGCCTCTGCGTCGATCCAGTTTTCCGATGGCCTTTCCATTAATAAACACGGTTGCCCAGTCATGCACATCTTTGATAATCAATGTTTGTTTGTGGTTGCAGTCAGCTAGTTGTTTTCTGTAAATAATGGAACCCCAACCTTGGTCGAAAAACTCCATAGGTTGAATATTTTCCGATTGTTTGGCTACAGGCAGATTTTCAAACACATTAGCCGTCTGCGTAAACTTAATTGTTGGAATAGTTATGGTTATTTCCGGATTTTGAGGAATAGCAGGTAGTGATTCACCTTCCTGCAAGTAGTTTTTTAGTAAATCGCGGATGGCATAGAACTTATCTGTTGGATTGCCGGCTTCATCAATTGGTGCATTGTAGTCGTACGACGAAGTAGTAGGAGCGTAAGCAGGAGCATTAGCACCAGCCCATTGCCCGTATGATGTGCCACCATGAGCCATATAAAGACTGAAAGAGATTCGTTTGTCCATCATGTCTTTCAGACTGCCAATAAAGCTGTTAATCTCGCGGGTTTCGTGCGGACGACCCCATTGATCGAACCAGCCTGTCCAGTATTCACCGCACATTAGTGGCGAATCGGGATTCATTTCTTTAAATTTTTTAAACTGGTCGTCAATATTGGAACCGGCACCAAAATTCAATGCATTTACAGCTCCATCCAGTTTATAGTGAAAGAAATTAGATGACCAGTCGCAGCGAAGCAGTTGAACTTTGCCGAAACCAGCCTGACGGACATTATTTCGCATTGTTTCCATATATTTACTATCGCTACCCCAGGTTCCGTATTCATTCTCAACCTGCACCATAATGATGTTTCCACCATTTTGAATTTGTAGCGGAGCCAGTTGTTTTCCTGCTTCGTTCAGATATTTTTTTGTTTGTTCCATAAAATAGCTGTCGCTAAGGCTACGCACCTGTAGGTCTTTCTTTTTCAATAACCACCAGGGAAGCCCGCCCATATCCCATTCGGCACAAACGTACGGTCCGGGGCGAACAATACAGTACATACCGTTTTGTTGTATTAAGCGAACAAATTCAGCGACATCATTTTGTCCTTTAAAATCGAAAACTCCGGGAGTCTGTTCATGTATGTTCCAGAATAAATATATGCAAATTGTGTTCATCCCCATCGCTTTACACATTTTTATGCGATGATCCCAATAGGCTTTGGGTATGCGGGTATAATGCAGTTCACCGGCTCTGATAATATACGGTTTTCCGTTAAGCATAAACTCATTTTTGCCGGCATGGAATGAATTTGAAAGATCTGCTGAGGTTGGTGTTAAGGGGAAAATATAGTTGTTGGCTGTTAGTAAAATTATTAAGAGACCGATGATTTTTCTATTCATAGCACGATAAATTATATTGAGTTTTCTTGTATTTCGTAATTTTGAACTTTATATTTGAACAGGAAACAGTAACTTAGATTTATTCCAGATTTACGTCAACAAAGTTATTTCTAAGTTGACAAAACAAGGGTAAAAATCATCTCAATAAAGGCTAAAATAAAGTCATTTCACGCTTGTCGGTTTAGTATGCCGAGTTTGTTCTTGTATTTAAAGTGTTGATAAATAAGTATCAAAGAAGGTGGGGCGTTTTTACGATGGATATACATGCCAAAGACCTGAACTTTCTATTTCGGAGAGAGTTCAGGTCTGATAGTTTTGTGCTGTGAATGGTGATGTGCAGCCTTGGAGAAATCTGGCAGCACGGTTCTAATGGATAATCATGGAATACCCGTTTTACTCGTTTTGAGCCGAATCTCTATACTCGCGGGGAGTCATGCCAAACTCAGTTTTGAAACAACTACTAAAGTATTTCGGGTTGTTAAATCCAAGAGAGTAGGCAATTTCTGAGATTGGATCGTTGTTGCTGACGAGCATCTTGCATGCATGTTTGAGTCTTATGTTTCGGATAAACTCACCGGGCGAAAGATCTGTCAGTGCCTTAAGTTTGCGATGTAAAGTTGACTTTGAGCTGTTCATGGCCTCTGCAAATTTATCAAAATCAAATTCGAAATCATCCATGTGTTGTTCAACTATAGCAATTCCTTTTTGCAAAAACTCTTCGTCTAAGGAACTGTACTGCATTGCGGAAATATTCACTTGTTGATCTTTTCTGAAATCAGTAATATTTTTTTTTCGTTTGGAGATCAGATTATTTACTCTGGCTTCCAGAACCTTTAAATCAAATGGCTTAGGCATGTAAGCGTCAGCTCCAGCATTAAAGTAATCTATCTGGTCGTCAGTTGAGATTTTTGCTGTAAGTAGCAGAATGTCAATGTGGCTTGTTGTAATGTCTGATTTAAGTGTCTTGCATAGTTCAAGTCCGTCCATTTCGGGCATCATTACATCCGAAATAATTAAATCAATCGGATGTTCATTTACGGAATTAAGAGCCTGATTACCATTATAGGCACTATATACCGTGAATCTGTTTTCTAAATGGTTCACAATAATCTGATTAAGCTCCCTGTTGTCTTCTACCACCAGAATATTATAATTGCTTGTATCGGAAGTTTTTTCAGGTTCTAATTTCTCAGGTGTTATTTCCTGCGCCGAAAGCATTACATTTTTTGCATCATTCTCTTCGGAGGCAAATTCATCTTCCGTAAAAGCGTCTTCAGAAACAGGAATTTCAAAGGTAAATGTAGTTCCTTCTTTCAGTTTACTATCCACATTGATCTCTCCTTTGTGAATCTGGAGTAAGTCGCGCACTAACGACAGCCCGATACCATTACTCTGGCTCTGATCAGACGAATTACTGATGTAGAAACGAGAGAAAATATGCGGCAAATCTTTTTCGTGAATACCCTCGCCGGTGTCACTTACAGAAAGATGGAGAAAGCTCATTCCTTCTTGAACGGGGAAGCTTATTTTGATGATGATGCTGCCTCCTGACGGGGTGAACTTGAAAGCATTTGATAACAGGTTATAAAGTACTTTATCTAACTTATCGGGGTCAAAATAAGCTGAAAAACTATCATGCGTGGTTTCTATTGCAAAGGAAATGTTTTTCTCATTAATAAGTGGTTGAAAGTTAGTATAACACACCTGATGAATAAACGAAACTATATCGCTGTTTTTTACTTTAAGCTTCATATTTCCTGTATCTATCTTTCGGAATGCAAGGATTTGTCTTATCAATCGGCGTAGCCGGTTCACATTGTTTTTTATTAGTTCAACCTGATTTTTATCAACCTGAGATTTTGACTGTAATTCGTCAATGAGCAAGGAAATAATGGTAAGTGGTGTAAGTAAGTCGTGAGAAATATTGGTGAAATAGCGTAATTTTGTTTGAGCAAGTTCTTCCGATTTTTCTTTATCGATGCGAGAAATGCGTAACTCATTACGAAGTCGAACCCTGTTTAATAGAAACCATATTATTGCGCCAGCCAGACAAAAATAGAGCAAATATGCCCACCATGATTGGTAAAAATGAGGCTTTTTGATAATTGTAAGAGAAGAAATCCGGTTAACCCATTGCCCATTTTCATCGGTAGCTTTTACCTCGAAAGTATATTGTCCGGAAGGCAGATTAGTGTAGTTTACGTATCGGCGGTTGTTGCCAAGATATACCCAATCCTTGTCAATACCTATTAATCTGTAAGCATATTGAATTTTGTCAGCAGAGGAATAATTCAAAGCTGAAAATTCTAAACTTATGTTGTCATCTTTTGGTTGAAGAATTAATTTATTACGCTGAGAGTCGTAATGAGATTTATTGGTGTGATCAAAAATGGAAAGGTTATTTACATCAATGTTTGTGATGGTTACTTTTGACGAAGAAGTGTGATGATTACTAGCCTCACCAGGTGTAAATAAACAGAATCCTTTGTTTCCACCAAAGAATATCTGACCGTTTTGAAGTTTAATGCCTGCATTTTTGGAAAAAGAGCTCACTAATATACCATCAGAGGGCGTATAGTAAGTAGAAACATGATTGACAGGATTATAGCGAATAATCTTTTTTACAGTAGATATCCACAGCAATCCATAGTTGTCTTCTACAATATCTTGTATTGCATCCTCGGTAATACCGTATTGAGAACTAATATCGGTCATTTTATTGGCTTGGTAATCATACAAATATATGCTTCCTTCTCTTGAGCCGATATAAACATTTCCATTTTTTACACAACAAACAGACTGTATGGAATTGCTTTGTAAGTTTCCCGATTTCTCGCTAAAGTTCATAATCCGGGTTATTACTTTAGCATTCAGTTGGATTTGAAAAACGCCCTGTTTCTCTGTTCCTACCCATATATGTCCATTCTTGTCTTCTGCAATACTTGTTATGTTGGAGATTTTACTGCTTATTAGAGAAATTCTTCCGTTTGCAAATCTTTTATACAAACCTTGTTCAAATCCGATCCATACATTGCCGTTAGAATCTTCCAGAAAGCAATTGATTACAGAATGGTTTGTTTTGTCAATATTAATCGTTGTGACATTATTAATATCTCCATTGGGTTGTTCCTGACCAACATATATTTCGTTAGATTCTTCTTTCACAATCCATATCTCATGCCTGCTATTAACTTGATAAATTGCCTGAATGTTTTGTACTCCCTGAAATAGAGGATTTTTAGATTGAGTTAATATTCCTGTTCGCAAATCTAATGTATATAATCCCAGGCGGTCAATTACTAAATATATCAGATTTCCAGTTGCTTTGCAAACATGGTAAACATTGGGTGAAAAGCCGATTTTTTTTGTAAGTGTCGCTAAAGAGTTGGATTGAAATGAAGATTTGCTAAAATCAAGCTTGTATATTCCTTCTCCAACTGATCCTAACCATAAATTACCTCTTCTGTCATTGATAATTTCGTGAAATAATTTATTACTGGGTTCATTAAACATTGATTCACTATCAATAAGATTTAAGGTGTGATCATTTACTTTTTCAAGGACATTTAAGCCTGAGAATGAAACAATCCAAATGTATCCCATTTTTGAATCCTGTATAATACTGTATATAATATTACTCATCTTCACAGGCTTCCCATTTTTAATGAAGGATACCGGAGTAAATGGGTTGCCGGAAATGTTCTTTAAATCCATAGAAAACATACCATCTCCCCATGTGCATATCCAGTAATTATGATCTTTATCTTCTAATATTCTGAAAGGACTATTTGTCTTTCCAATCGGAGGAAGTATTTCAAATTTATCGCGGGTTGGCTGGTATAAAGCTATTCCTCCCTTCCAAAACATAGCCCAGATTCGACCTTCAGA contains:
- a CDS encoding beta-galactosidase; this translates as MNRKIIGLLIILLTANNYIFPLTPTSADLSNSFHAGKNEFMLNGKPYIIRAGELHYTRIPKAYWDHRIKMCKAMGMNTICIYLFWNIHEQTPGVFDFKGQNDVAEFVRLIQQNGMYCIVRPGPYVCAEWDMGGLPWWLLKKKDLQVRSLSDSYFMEQTKKYLNEAGKQLAPLQIQNGGNIIMVQVENEYGTWGSDSKYMETMRNNVRQAGFGKVQLLRCDWSSNFFHYKLDGAVNALNFGAGSNIDDQFKKFKEMNPDSPLMCGEYWTGWFDQWGRPHETREINSFIGSLKDMMDKRISFSLYMAHGGTSYGQWAGANAPAYAPTTSSYDYNAPIDEAGNPTDKFYAIRDLLKNYLQEGESLPAIPQNPEITITIPTIKFTQTANVFENLPVAKQSENIQPMEFFDQGWGSIIYRKQLADCNHKQTLIIKDVHDWATVFINGKAIGKLDRRRGENTIEIPALKSAAQLDILVEGMGRVNYGEAILDRKGITDKVILSDGNTEKELKNWTIFNLPVDYQFQTKARFTVKPATGPAWYRASFNLTKTGYTYLDMSSWGKGMVWVNGHNLGRFWKVGPTQTLCLPGCYLKKGRNEIIVLDIDKPKSASITGLNYPILDVIGKDDNQQQKGAKSLNLNGLNAVVTGTFPAESGWKTVNLNEMTAGRYFCFEALNAQDPNDNSTSAAEFEIIGEDGKAISSINWKVVFVDSEETEKAANGADKLFDIQESIIWQTKIGDKANHPHQVVIDMGKEINVKGFRILPRTDKSTKGMVKDFRFFLEKNPFKVISQ
- a CDS encoding hybrid sensor histidine kinase/response regulator transcription factor, whose protein sequence is MQTKKIFLSILFITISLTGSVFASTNLSFEHFYYSDQLPSNSVQRIYNDKEGYMWFGTKDGLCRFDGYRIKIFRSSAINHNKLNNNNIQCIVEDNNNCLWIGTIEGINIIDKSNYSITPYDNPMIGRDRINALRVDKAGNIWVATNSRGIIRIDRNKKSHVYQHDIKLKSALPNRVSSIYEDSEGRIWAMFWKGGIALYQPTRDKFEILPPIGKTNSPFRILEDKDHNYWICTWGDGMFSMDLKNISGNPFTPVSFIKNGKPVKMSNIIYSIIQDSKMGYIWIVSFSGLNVLEKVNDHTLNLIDSESMFNEPSNKLFHEIINDRRGNLWLGSVGEGIYKLDFSKSSFQSNSLATLTKKIGFSPNVYHVCKATGNLIYLVIDRLGLYTLDLRTGILTQSKNPLFQGVQNIQAIYQVNSRHEIWIVKEESNEIYVGQEQPNGDINNVTTINIDKTNHSVINCFLEDSNGNVWIGFEQGLYKRFANGRISLISSKISNITSIAEDKNGHIWVGTEKQGVFQIQLNAKVITRIMNFSEKSGNLQSNSIQSVCCVKNGNVYIGSREGSIYLYDYQANKMTDISSQYGITEDAIQDIVEDNYGLLWISTVKKIIRYNPVNHVSTYYTPSDGILVSSFSKNAGIKLQNGQIFFGGNKGFCLFTPGEASNHHTSSSKVTITNIDVNNLSIFDHTNKSHYDSQRNKLILQPKDDNISLEFSALNYSSADKIQYAYRLIGIDKDWVYLGNNRRYVNYTNLPSGQYTFEVKATDENGQWVNRISSLTIIKKPHFYQSWWAYLLYFCLAGAIIWFLLNRVRLRNELRISRIDKEKSEELAQTKLRYFTNISHDLLTPLTIISLLIDELQSKSQVDKNQVELIKNNVNRLRRLIRQILAFRKIDTGNMKLKVKNSDIVSFIHQVCYTNFQPLINEKNISFAIETTHDSFSAYFDPDKLDKVLYNLLSNAFKFTPSGGSIIIKISFPVQEGMSFLHLSVSDTGEGIHEKDLPHIFSRFYISNSSDQSQSNGIGLSLVRDLLQIHKGEINVDSKLKEGTTFTFEIPVSEDAFTEDEFASEENDAKNVMLSAQEITPEKLEPEKTSDTSNYNILVVEDNRELNQIIVNHLENRFTVYSAYNGNQALNSVNEHPIDLIISDVMMPEMDGLELCKTLKSDITTSHIDILLLTAKISTDDQIDYFNAGADAYMPKPFDLKVLEARVNNLISKRKKNITDFRKDQQVNISAMQYSSLDEEFLQKGIAIVEQHMDDFEFDFDKFAEAMNSSKSTLHRKLKALTDLSPGEFIRNIRLKHACKMLVSNNDPISEIAYSLGFNNPKYFSSCFKTEFGMTPREYRDSAQNE